A genomic stretch from Acetobacter ascendens includes:
- a CDS encoding Hsp20 family protein: MSYDFTPLFRTAIGFDRLAQVMDSAARSPGNSSFPPYDIAKTGNDSYTLTMAVAGFGPEDIELVVQDNTLVVSGRVNAPQDEGEILHRGIARRAFERRFALADHVEVTGAEMNNGLLRITVQQIIPEALKPRRIPVKTVSATQAERAVATEQKNQAQQQPQQSIATAA, translated from the coding sequence ATGAGTTACGATTTTACACCGCTATTTCGCACGGCAATTGGCTTTGACCGCCTTGCACAAGTTATGGATTCTGCGGCCCGCTCACCGGGCAACTCCAGTTTTCCGCCTTACGATATCGCCAAAACAGGAAACGATAGCTACACGCTCACTATGGCAGTGGCTGGGTTTGGGCCAGAAGATATAGAACTGGTAGTGCAAGATAACACGCTTGTTGTGTCTGGCCGTGTTAATGCCCCACAAGATGAAGGGGAAATTCTGCATCGCGGGATTGCACGCCGTGCGTTTGAACGCCGCTTTGCGCTGGCGGACCACGTGGAAGTAACAGGCGCAGAAATGAACAACGGGTTATTGCGCATTACAGTGCAGCAAATCATTCCCGAAGCGCTTAAGCCGCGCCGTATTCCTGTTAAAACTGTGAGCGCCACACAGGCAGAACGTGCGGTGGCAACCGAGCAGAAAAATCAGGCACAGCAGCAGCCTCAGCAATCTATTGCCACAGCGGCCTGA
- the purE gene encoding 5-(carboxyamino)imidazole ribonucleotide mutase encodes MSETAPLPSASDALDDKAASAPVVGIIMGSQSDWETMRHADALLTELEIPHETLIVSAHRTPDRLADYARTAAERGLNVIIAGAGGAAHLPGMCAAWTRLPVLGVPVESRALKGMDSLLSIVQMPGGVPVGTLAIGASGAKNAALLAASILALHNPALAARLETWRALQTASVPNSPITEDK; translated from the coding sequence GTGAGCGAAACCGCCCCCCTGCCCTCCGCTTCCGATGCTTTAGACGATAAAGCAGCCTCTGCCCCAGTTGTGGGGATTATCATGGGCAGCCAGTCAGACTGGGAAACCATGCGCCATGCAGATGCATTGCTAACAGAGCTGGAAATCCCGCACGAAACTCTGATTGTTTCAGCACATCGCACACCAGATCGGCTGGCGGATTACGCACGTACGGCAGCCGAACGTGGGCTAAACGTCATTATTGCCGGTGCGGGCGGGGCCGCACATCTGCCGGGTATGTGCGCAGCATGGACACGCCTGCCCGTACTGGGTGTTCCGGTAGAATCCCGCGCGCTTAAAGGCATGGATAGCCTGCTTTCCATTGTGCAAATGCCCGGCGGCGTACCCGTGGGCACTTTGGCTATTGGTGCATCCGGGGCTAAAAATGCAGCCTTGCTGGCGGCCTCTATTCTGGCACTGCATAACCCTGCCCTTGCCGCACGCCTTGAAACATGGCGCGCATTGCAGACAGCTTCTGTCCCCAACTCCCCCATTACCGAAGATAAATGA
- a CDS encoding 5-(carboxyamino)imidazole ribonucleotide synthase: protein MISSHSPLKPNAVIGIVGGGQLGRMSAIAAARLGFRTHILTTEANGPAAQVSHAVTCGKYDDPAALDAFASAVDVVTFEFENISADALDLLATHCPVHPSGHILRISQDRLAEKTFFASAGIPLAPWHAVTDIKTLHEAAEKVSLPLILKTTRNGYDGKGQRRVHHIHDLEDAFNALAPHPLVAEGMVDFACEISVMVVRSADGTVRCFDPALNRHWNGILDLTLAPAPIDPNIAAQAVKLATTIAEKLELVGILGVEMFVDRTGNLLVNEMAPRPHNSGHWTMNACPQDQFDMHIRAVAGLPLPHAVRHSDAIMKNLVGPEDMALLPQIMATQGFIPHLYGKKEARVGRKMGHVNILFPYSALPGDLGIQDALGPLATKTAAPEPEENSAAS, encoded by the coding sequence ATGATCTCCTCACATTCTCCGCTTAAGCCCAATGCAGTTATTGGCATTGTGGGCGGTGGCCAGCTTGGCCGTATGTCTGCCATTGCTGCTGCGCGCCTTGGTTTTCGTACACATATTCTGACAACCGAGGCTAATGGCCCGGCAGCTCAGGTTTCTCACGCCGTAACATGCGGTAAGTATGATGATCCGGCAGCGTTGGATGCGTTTGCCAGTGCTGTTGATGTTGTAACTTTTGAGTTTGAAAACATCAGCGCAGATGCGTTGGACCTTTTGGCCACACATTGCCCTGTGCATCCTTCGGGCCATATTTTGCGCATCAGCCAAGATAGATTAGCAGAAAAAACTTTTTTTGCTTCTGCTGGTATCCCATTAGCACCATGGCATGCGGTTACAGACATAAAAACGCTGCATGAAGCCGCAGAAAAAGTTAGCTTGCCGCTGATTCTCAAAACCACCCGCAACGGATATGATGGCAAAGGCCAGCGCCGTGTGCATCATATCCATGATCTGGAAGACGCTTTTAACGCCCTCGCACCACATCCTCTGGTTGCAGAAGGTATGGTGGATTTTGCCTGCGAAATCAGCGTTATGGTGGTACGCAGTGCAGATGGTACGGTGCGGTGTTTTGATCCAGCTCTCAACCGACACTGGAACGGCATTCTGGACCTTACACTGGCCCCAGCCCCTATTGATCCAAACATTGCCGCACAGGCTGTAAAACTGGCCACCACCATTGCAGAAAAACTGGAATTAGTGGGCATTCTGGGCGTTGAGATGTTTGTTGATCGCACCGGCAACCTGCTGGTGAACGAAATGGCGCCCCGGCCCCATAATTCGGGCCACTGGACCATGAATGCCTGCCCGCAAGATCAGTTTGACATGCATATCCGCGCAGTTGCGGGGCTGCCTCTGCCTCATGCTGTGCGCCATTCTGATGCAATCATGAAAAATCTGGTTGGGCCGGAAGATATGGCCCTGTTGCCGCAGATTATGGCTACACAAGGCTTTATTCCGCATTTATACGGCAAAAAAGAAGCCCGTGTTGGCCGCAAAATGGGGCATGTGAATATTCTGTTCCCCTACAGCGCACTGCCCGGAGATTTGGGTATTCAGGACGCCTTGGGACCATTGGCCACCAAAACCGCGGCCCCGGAACCTGAAGAAAATTCAGCAGCCAGTTAA
- the mscL gene encoding large conductance mechanosensitive channel protein MscL — MADLKSHVHALGWVGEFRAFIMRGNVVDLAVGVIIGAAFTSIVNSLVKDIFNPLIGLLIGGIDFSNLFITLKGPHLATLAEAQKAGVVTLNIGLFLNAVIQFLIVAVAIFWMVKALTRLHVREDEEPKAPPPPSKTEVLLEQIRDELAANNKDQAPHQG; from the coding sequence ATGGCTGACCTTAAGTCTCACGTCCATGCCCTGGGTTGGGTGGGCGAGTTCCGGGCATTTATCATGCGCGGCAATGTTGTTGATCTGGCTGTCGGTGTTATTATTGGTGCTGCCTTCACATCCATTGTGAACAGCTTGGTAAAAGACATCTTCAACCCGTTGATTGGTCTGCTTATCGGCGGGATTGATTTCTCCAACCTGTTCATCACCCTTAAGGGCCCGCATCTGGCTACTCTGGCAGAAGCCCAGAAAGCTGGTGTCGTTACACTGAACATCGGCCTGTTCCTGAATGCTGTTATCCAGTTCCTGATTGTGGCCGTGGCTATTTTCTGGATGGTTAAGGCTCTTACACGCCTGCACGTGCGTGAAGATGAAGAACCCAAGGCACCGCCGCCGCCATCCAAAACCGAAGTTCTGCTTGAGCAGATTCGTGATGAACTGGCAGCTAATAATAAAGATCAGGCACCTCATCAGGGCTAA
- a CDS encoding YdcH family protein, translating into MTRLSRIESLKSRHFRIDQKIMSEGGRPRPDERVLMCLKLQKLRIKEEIERLSV; encoded by the coding sequence ATGACACGCCTTTCAAGGATCGAGAGTCTTAAATCGCGCCATTTCCGTATTGATCAGAAAATTATGAGCGAAGGCGGGCGCCCCAGACCGGACGAGCGCGTGCTGATGTGCCTGAAATTACAAAAACTACGAATAAAGGAAGAAATAGAGCGCCTCTCGGTCTGA
- the secF gene encoding protein translocase subunit SecF, whose product MFGRPLLRFVRKDTHINFMRGRYMGLIVSAVLSIASIILFFHPGLTLGLDFRGGIVVEAKTSGPADFAKLRTALAAQHISHASLQAFGAPDDVLIRLDAGDDQNTDAVVDTVRRAVTDAQPGTTILRADAVGASVSAELFRNGMLALGLSLAMILVYIWFRFEWEFALSAVITLVLDLTKTMGFLVITGFEFDLVMVAAILTILGYSTNDKMVVYDRVRENLRKYRTMPLMELINLSINETLNRTLGTSSTVFLAALPLALWGGATLSGFAWTMLFGIVVGTSSSIFIAAPLLLFMGEGRLKRGAKAGPAAAQQKS is encoded by the coding sequence ATGTTCGGACGTCCTCTTCTGCGTTTTGTACGCAAAGACACGCATATCAACTTCATGCGTGGCCGGTACATGGGGCTTATTGTCTCGGCCGTGCTTTCCATTGCCTCTATTATTCTGTTCTTCCACCCCGGTCTTACGCTGGGGCTGGATTTTAGAGGCGGCATTGTGGTGGAAGCCAAAACCAGCGGCCCGGCAGATTTTGCCAAGCTGCGTACGGCGCTGGCAGCACAGCATATCTCCCACGCATCGCTTCAGGCTTTTGGCGCACCCGATGATGTGCTGATCCGCCTTGATGCTGGTGATGACCAGAATACCGATGCCGTGGTGGACACGGTGCGCCGCGCGGTTACAGATGCACAACCGGGCACCACCATCCTGCGTGCCGATGCTGTTGGTGCTTCTGTTTCTGCCGAGCTATTCCGCAATGGTATGCTGGCCCTTGGGCTCAGCTTGGCCATGATTCTGGTTTACATCTGGTTCCGCTTTGAATGGGAGTTTGCCCTTAGCGCCGTCATCACCCTGGTGCTGGACCTTACCAAAACCATGGGCTTTCTAGTTATTACTGGTTTTGAGTTTGACCTTGTGATGGTGGCCGCCATTCTGACCATTCTGGGCTATTCCACCAATGATAAGATGGTGGTGTATGACCGTGTGCGTGAAAACCTGCGCAAATATCGGACCATGCCGCTGATGGAACTGATCAACCTCTCCATCAACGAAACGCTAAACCGTACTTTGGGCACATCCTCCACTGTATTTCTGGCAGCTCTTCCGCTGGCATTGTGGGGTGGCGCTACGCTTTCTGGTTTTGCGTGGACCATGCTCTTCGGGATTGTAGTGGGCACATCCTCCTCCATCTTTATTGCAGCGCCATTGCTGCTGTTTATGGGAGAAGGCAGGCTGAAGCGTGGTGCCAAAGCAGGCCCAGCCGCAGCACAGCAAAAAAGCTGA
- a CDS encoding YdcH family protein has protein sequence MLRDRDLLLAQLHELRSEHRDLDTVISRMTHETTFIDQLYLQRLKKRKLLLKDQITKVESLLIPDDIA, from the coding sequence ATGCTGCGAGATCGCGATTTACTGCTTGCCCAACTGCATGAACTGCGTAGTGAACACAGAGATCTGGATACAGTTATCAGCCGGATGACGCATGAAACCACCTTTATTGATCAACTGTATCTCCAGCGGCTTAAAAAGCGTAAACTCCTGTTAAAAGATCAGATAACCAAGGTTGAAAGCCTTCTGATCCCTGATGATATCGCCTAA
- a CDS encoding DUF1013 domain-containing protein, whose product MTTLPLMPKATAVWLIEKTALSFEQIAAFCGMHPLEVQAIADGEVAHGIVGYDPVANHQLKQEEIQRCEKDPNARLKILPSNNPVRRRSKGARYTPVAKRHDRPDGIAFLLRNYPQLSDQQVVKLLGTTKDTIAKVRNKQHWNTPNIKPRDPVTVGLCSQTDLNAAVHEANMRLEREGQEIPAPVTDMESFSSSENQ is encoded by the coding sequence ATGACGACCCTACCGTTAATGCCCAAAGCAACTGCTGTGTGGCTGATTGAAAAAACTGCTCTCAGTTTTGAACAGATTGCCGCTTTTTGCGGTATGCACCCGCTAGAAGTGCAGGCCATTGCTGATGGCGAAGTGGCCCATGGTATTGTCGGTTATGACCCGGTTGCGAATCACCAGCTAAAGCAGGAAGAAATCCAGCGTTGTGAAAAAGACCCCAACGCACGCCTAAAAATTCTGCCGTCCAACAACCCTGTGCGTCGTCGCTCCAAAGGGGCGCGTTATACGCCTGTTGCCAAACGTCATGATCGTCCAGATGGTATTGCATTCCTGCTGCGCAACTATCCGCAACTGAGTGACCAGCAAGTTGTTAAGCTGCTTGGCACCACTAAAGATACCATTGCCAAAGTACGCAACAAGCAGCACTGGAACACCCCCAATATTAAACCGCGTGATCCGGTAACTGTGGGGCTGTGCAGCCAGACAGATCTGAACGCTGCTGTGCATGAAGCCAATATGCGTCTGGAACGCGAAGGGCAGGAAATTCCTGCACCTGTTACAGATATGGAAAGCTTTAGCTCTTCCGAAAACCAGTAA
- a CDS encoding JAB domain-containing protein, with translation MKRPPTKTGKKAVSQFADATHFRLNVSAAEAIAFSAEIYSGTAPELPEVEETDQALLCRLIVQAQPRNGKAQEQAHNLLREYGSLSAVMAAISWQEPSKSIKALPESVRVLLMLVREAGLRIQRARLRRSGILADSAQLYAYLRAVMGPEKREQVRVLFLNDKHQLLADDIMGQGTVDHTPVYPREIVSRALQVKATMLVLVHNHPSGDPTPSADDVVMTTQICGAAKIMNIHVWDHIIVAGEKLLSMREAGLL, from the coding sequence TTGAAGCGGCCACCCACAAAAACTGGAAAAAAAGCCGTAAGCCAATTTGCTGATGCCACACATTTTAGGCTGAATGTTTCAGCGGCGGAAGCTATTGCGTTTTCAGCCGAAATTTATAGTGGCACAGCGCCAGAACTTCCTGAGGTGGAAGAAACAGATCAGGCTCTGTTATGCAGGCTTATAGTGCAAGCACAGCCGCGTAATGGCAAAGCACAGGAACAGGCACATAATTTATTACGTGAATATGGGAGCTTGTCCGCAGTAATGGCAGCTATAAGCTGGCAGGAGCCAAGTAAAAGTATAAAAGCATTGCCAGAATCTGTGCGTGTTTTGCTAATGTTGGTGCGTGAAGCCGGGCTGCGCATTCAACGCGCAAGATTACGCCGTTCTGGCATATTGGCTGATAGTGCACAGCTTTATGCTTATTTACGGGCTGTAATGGGGCCGGAAAAGCGTGAACAAGTGCGGGTGTTGTTTCTAAATGATAAGCATCAGCTTTTGGCCGATGATATTATGGGGCAAGGCACAGTGGACCATACGCCTGTTTACCCGCGGGAAATTGTATCACGTGCTTTGCAAGTAAAGGCGACCATGCTGGTATTGGTGCATAATCATCCAAGTGGAGACCCAACGCCCTCAGCCGATGACGTGGTGATGACAACGCAAATCTGTGGTGCGGCAAAAATTATGAATATTCATGTCTGGGATCATATTATTGTTGCCGGAGAAAAGTTGTTGAGCATGCGTGAAGCAGGGCTTTTGTAA
- the rpmE gene encoding 50S ribosomal protein L31 — protein sequence MKPGIHPDYHEINVVMTDGTEFKTNSCYGKAGDTLRLDVDTKSHPAWTGVQRMLDTGGQVAKFNKRFAGIGTRKKG from the coding sequence ATGAAACCCGGCATTCACCCCGATTATCACGAAATCAATGTTGTCATGACTGACGGCACGGAATTCAAGACGAACTCCTGCTACGGCAAGGCTGGCGACACGCTCCGTCTGGACGTTGACACTAAGTCTCACCCGGCTTGGACAGGCGTGCAGCGTATGCTGGATACCGGGGGCCAGGTTGCCAAGTTCAACAAGCGTTTTGCTGGTATTGGCACCCGCAAAAAAGGCTGA